One genomic region from Granulicatella adiacens ATCC 49175 encodes:
- a CDS encoding DnaD domain-containing protein, translating into MALTFQEHWMFSGSTTVPNVLIQYYRHLQLSADECLLISWLLQRHTEEYFILNVEETCKTFGLDEKQLFGIIQHLMDRQVLVIQQRETHNEKKVDYYSFKPLMQQLEIAYKQHSIKNKEQKQSDINLLALIEQEFGRPLSSFEIQNVSSWIHQDHYPQEIIIAALKECVLNQVFTIKYMDKILLSWHRKGIKTLQQLATEKSRIKNNQVELQASPLDKTKVPMIHWTKR; encoded by the coding sequence ATGGCATTAACATTCCAAGAGCATTGGATGTTTAGTGGTTCCACAACAGTTCCTAATGTATTGATACAATATTATCGGCATTTACAATTAAGTGCAGATGAATGTTTGTTAATTTCTTGGTTACTACAAAGGCATACAGAAGAATATTTCATTTTAAATGTAGAAGAAACTTGTAAAACATTTGGGCTGGATGAAAAACAATTATTCGGAATTATTCAACATTTAATGGATAGACAAGTCTTAGTGATTCAACAAAGAGAAACTCACAATGAGAAAAAGGTAGATTATTACAGTTTTAAACCTTTAATGCAACAATTAGAGATTGCATATAAGCAGCATTCCATTAAAAATAAAGAGCAAAAACAGTCTGATATTAACTTATTAGCTTTAATTGAACAGGAATTTGGTAGACCACTTAGCTCTTTTGAGATTCAAAATGTATCTAGCTGGATTCATCAGGATCATTATCCACAGGAAATTATTATTGCGGCATTAAAGGAATGTGTATTAAATCAGGTTTTCACGATTAAATATATGGATAAGATTCTTTTAAGTTGGCATCGAAAAGGAATTAAAACTTTACAACAGCTTGCTACTGAAAAGAGTCGAATCAAAAATAATCAAGTTGAATTACAAGCTAGTCCACTAGATAAAACTAAAGTACCGATGATTCATTGGACGAAAAGGTGA
- a CDS encoding DUF5590 domain-containing protein, whose product MKRKSMFILLLTLFLLFLAGAQIFLTSVDPKIKKRNEALTLMAPKVEFSKVTKFYWFNNDKSYYTIMGEDTEGKAIYAIIPEEGGEVTILQQSAVVNEEEARSITAQAKPDVEVLEARMGILNGEPVWEVNYRMNNQRIGYYYISAQNGQWIKDIENI is encoded by the coding sequence ATGAAAAGAAAATCAATGTTTATTCTATTACTCACTTTATTTCTATTATTTTTAGCCGGCGCACAAATCTTTTTAACGAGTGTGGATCCAAAAATAAAAAAACGTAATGAAGCATTAACCTTGATGGCTCCAAAAGTAGAGTTTTCTAAGGTAACTAAGTTTTACTGGTTTAATAATGACAAATCTTACTACACGATTATGGGTGAAGACACTGAAGGAAAAGCAATTTATGCGATTATTCCTGAAGAAGGTGGAGAAGTGACTATTCTTCAGCAATCTGCAGTAGTGAACGAAGAAGAGGCACGTTCCATTACAGCTCAAGCAAAACCAGATGTAGAGGTTTTAGAAGCGAGAATGGGTATTTTAAATGGAGAACCGGTATGGGAAGTGAACTATAGAATGAATAATCAAAGAATTGGTTATTACTATATTTCGGCTCAGAATGGACAATGGATTAAAGATATTGAGAATATATAG
- the asnS gene encoding asparagine--tRNA ligase has product MNQAKDYVGQTVKIGAWVTNKRSSGKIAFLQLRDGKAYFQGIVVKADVNEETFELAKGLTQESSVFVTGVVQEDTRSKLGYELLVKDIELIGESHEYPITPKEHGTDFLMDHRHLWLRSTKQHAIMEIRNAIIYASYEFFDKNGFIKFDSPILSGNAAEDSTELFETDYFGEPAFLTQSGQLYLEAGAMAFGRVFDFGPVFRAEKSKTRRHLTEFWMMDAEYLYLTHDESLDLQEAYVKALIQGVLDRAPHALETLERDTELLKKYISEAFKRITYDEAIDLLQAHENDEDTDYEHLEHGDDFGSPHETWISNHFGVPTFVINYPTEIKAFYMKPVPGNESRVLCADLLAPEGYGEVIGGSERETDYDKLLDRIKSNGLNPDDYAFYLDLRKFGSVPHSGFGLGLERMVTFVAGTKHIREAIPFPRLLNRIYP; this is encoded by the coding sequence ATGAATCAAGCAAAAGATTACGTTGGACAAACCGTTAAAATTGGTGCTTGGGTTACCAATAAACGTTCTAGCGGAAAAATTGCATTCTTACAATTGCGTGATGGAAAAGCTTATTTCCAAGGAATTGTAGTGAAAGCTGATGTAAATGAAGAAACTTTTGAATTAGCAAAAGGATTAACTCAAGAAAGTTCTGTATTCGTAACAGGTGTTGTACAAGAAGATACTCGTTCTAAATTAGGATATGAGTTATTAGTAAAAGACATTGAGTTAATTGGTGAGAGTCATGAATATCCAATTACTCCAAAAGAGCATGGTACTGACTTCTTAATGGACCACCGTCACTTATGGTTACGTTCAACAAAACAACATGCTATTATGGAAATTCGTAATGCGATTATTTACGCATCGTATGAATTCTTTGATAAAAATGGATTCATTAAATTCGATAGTCCAATTCTTTCAGGAAATGCGGCAGAAGATTCTACAGAATTATTCGAAACGGATTACTTTGGAGAACCAGCATTTTTAACACAATCTGGTCAATTATATTTAGAAGCTGGAGCAATGGCATTTGGTCGTGTATTCGACTTTGGACCAGTATTCCGTGCAGAAAAATCTAAAACTCGTCGTCATTTAACTGAGTTCTGGATGATGGATGCAGAGTATTTATACCTAACACATGACGAGTCATTAGACTTACAAGAAGCATACGTTAAAGCGTTAATCCAAGGAGTACTAGACCGTGCACCTCATGCGTTAGAAACTCTTGAACGTGATACTGAATTATTGAAGAAATACATTAGTGAAGCGTTCAAACGTATCACATACGATGAAGCGATTGACTTATTACAAGCGCACGAAAATGACGAAGATACAGATTACGAACACTTAGAACACGGTGATGACTTCGGTTCACCACATGAAACATGGATTTCAAACCACTTTGGTGTTCCAACATTTGTCATCAACTATCCAACTGAAATTAAAGCTTTCTATATGAAACCAGTTCCTGGAAATGAAAGTCGTGTACTATGTGCGGACTTACTTGCTCCGGAAGGATACGGGGAAGTTATTGGGGGTAGTGAGCGTGAAACGGACTACGATAAATTATTAGACAGAATTAAATCAAATGGATTAAATCCAGATGACTACGCATTCTACTTAGATTTACGTAAATTCGGTTCAGTGCCTCATTCAGGATTTGGACTTGGTCTAGAACGTATGGTAACATTTGTAGCTGGTACGAAACATATTCGTGAAGCGATCCCATTCCCACGTTTATTAAACCGTATTTACCCATAA
- a CDS encoding pyridoxal phosphate-dependent aminotransferase produces MVKISKRVSRILPSGTLAMTQKARELKEKGRKVISLSIGEPDFNTPEQITDAAITALKSHETDHYTPALGIDSLRQAICDYHYRRDGIRLEKNQVATFSGAKFALYSVFMTLVDAGDEVLIPIPYWVSYAEQVQLAEGVPVYVETKEKNSFKVTIDLLNEYVTDKTKLLLLNAPSNPSGLIYTKDELFAIGNWALEHNIFVIADEIYYELVYGEDSISMASLSKEIFDNTLIVNGLSKSVAMTGWRLGYVFGPQKVIRALNDLTSHTTSNPAAVTQYAAIRAFDEDMEVVKTQMREKFQLRIDLFHQLLNEIQGIKCEKPKGAFYLFANIKIAMHIVGVASSEEFALKLLEEAGVATVSGENFGCNGFLRLSCASSEEELREAAKRIKEFIESYL; encoded by the coding sequence ATGGTTAAAATTTCAAAGAGAGTATCAAGAATCTTACCGTCGGGGACTTTAGCAATGACTCAAAAGGCTAGAGAATTAAAGGAGAAAGGTCGTAAGGTTATTAGTCTTTCGATTGGAGAACCAGATTTCAATACTCCAGAACAAATCACAGATGCAGCCATTACTGCTTTAAAAAGCCATGAAACGGATCACTATACTCCTGCGTTAGGAATAGATTCTTTACGCCAAGCGATTTGTGATTATCATTATCGAAGAGATGGAATACGTTTAGAAAAGAATCAAGTAGCTACTTTTTCAGGAGCGAAATTTGCTTTGTATTCAGTTTTCATGACTTTAGTTGACGCTGGAGATGAGGTATTAATTCCAATTCCTTATTGGGTTAGTTACGCTGAGCAAGTTCAATTGGCAGAAGGTGTCCCAGTATATGTTGAAACTAAAGAAAAAAATTCATTTAAAGTAACGATTGATTTACTAAATGAATATGTGACTGATAAGACAAAACTCTTATTATTAAATGCGCCATCGAATCCATCCGGGCTCATTTATACAAAAGATGAGCTATTCGCTATTGGAAATTGGGCATTAGAACACAACATTTTTGTAATCGCAGATGAAATTTATTATGAATTAGTGTATGGTGAAGATTCAATTAGTATGGCCAGCTTATCAAAGGAAATTTTTGATAATACACTTATTGTAAATGGTTTATCGAAATCTGTGGCCATGACAGGTTGGCGTTTAGGATATGTTTTTGGTCCTCAAAAAGTTATAAGAGCTTTAAATGACCTTACAAGCCATACGACTAGCAATCCTGCTGCGGTTACTCAATATGCGGCTATTCGTGCGTTTGATGAAGATATGGAAGTCGTTAAGACGCAGATGCGTGAAAAATTTCAATTAAGGATTGACTTGTTTCATCAACTTCTGAACGAAATTCAAGGAATCAAGTGTGAAAAGCCTAAAGGAGCTTTCTATTTATTTGCGAATATAAAAATAGCCATGCATATTGTTGGTGTGGCTTCGTCAGAAGAATTTGCTTTAAAACTTTTGGAAGAAGCTGGAGTGGCTACTGTATCTGGAGAAAATTTTGGATGCAATGGCTTTCTAAGGCTTAGCTGCGCTAGTAGTGAAGAAGAGTTAAGAGAAGCAGCAAAACGTATTAAAGAATTTATTGAATCATATTTGTAA